The Leisingera methylohalidivorans DSM 14336 genome has a window encoding:
- the hutI gene encoding imidazolonepropionase codes for MASTDTPYGLIEDGAVAVSDGTIVWAGPRQKLSADNSAWEQRDLGGRLVTPGLIDCHTHIVFGGNRAMEFEMRLNGASYEEVARAGGGIVSTVSATRTASLDDLVQGALPRLDALIAEGATVVEVKSGYGLDRDTELNMLRAARRLGELRPVTVKTTFLGAHAAPAEYKGRDDAYIDEVCIPALRAAHAEGLVDAVDGFCENIAFAPAQIERVFKAAQELGLPVKLHAEQLSHQGGTALAAQYGALSVDHVEYANEDDARAMAASGSVAVILPGAFYTIRETQEPPIGHFRTHGVPMALATDCNPGSSPLTSLLLTMNMGCTLFRMTPEEALAGVTRNAARALGLKDRGQIAAGMRADLAVWDVGTPGELAYRIGFNPLHTRIHEGKQ; via the coding sequence ATGGCCAGCACAGACACGCCATATGGGCTGATTGAAGACGGTGCGGTTGCGGTTTCGGACGGCACCATCGTCTGGGCCGGGCCAAGGCAGAAATTGTCAGCTGACAATTCTGCTTGGGAGCAGCGGGATCTTGGCGGCCGGCTGGTGACGCCGGGGCTGATCGATTGCCACACCCATATCGTTTTTGGCGGCAACCGCGCGATGGAGTTCGAGATGCGACTGAACGGCGCGTCTTATGAAGAGGTCGCACGGGCAGGGGGCGGCATCGTCTCCACCGTGAGCGCAACCCGCACCGCGTCGCTGGACGATCTGGTGCAGGGCGCGCTGCCCCGTCTGGATGCGCTGATCGCCGAAGGCGCCACCGTGGTCGAGGTGAAATCCGGCTACGGGCTGGACCGCGATACCGAACTGAATATGCTGCGCGCCGCTCGCCGCCTGGGCGAGTTGCGCCCGGTGACGGTGAAAACCACCTTCCTTGGTGCCCATGCGGCGCCGGCCGAGTACAAGGGCCGCGACGACGCCTATATAGACGAGGTCTGCATTCCCGCCCTGCGCGCCGCCCATGCCGAAGGGCTGGTCGATGCGGTGGATGGATTCTGCGAGAACATCGCCTTTGCGCCGGCGCAGATCGAACGGGTGTTCAAAGCGGCGCAGGAGCTGGGCCTGCCGGTGAAACTGCACGCCGAACAGCTGAGCCATCAGGGCGGCACCGCCCTGGCCGCGCAATATGGCGCGCTGTCCGTCGATCACGTCGAATACGCAAATGAGGACGACGCCAGGGCGATGGCCGCCAGCGGCTCTGTCGCGGTGATCCTGCCGGGCGCGTTCTATACCATCCGCGAAACGCAAGAACCGCCGATCGGCCATTTCCGCACCCATGGCGTGCCGATGGCGCTGGCAACCGATTGCAACCCCGGCTCCTCGCCGCTGACGTCCTTGCTGCTGACAATGAACATGGGCTGCACCCTGTTCCGGATGACGCCCGAGGAGGCGCTGGCCGGTGTCACCCGCAATGCCGCCCGTGCGCTGGGGCTCAAGGACCGCGGCCAGATCGCCGCAGGCATGCGCGCCGATCTGGCGGTCTGGGACGTCGGGACGCCCGGCGAACTGGCCTACCGCATCGGCTTCAACCCGCTTCACACCCGTATCCATGAGGGCAAACAATGA
- the hutH gene encoding histidine ammonia-lyase, with amino-acid sequence MIEMIPGTVTLATLQDVYRNLTPAKLDASAREPVEAAAQMVADAAAGNEAVYGINTGFGKLASTKIAPEDTATLQRNLILSHCCGVGEALPEDKTRLMMTLKLLSMGRGASGVRWLVIDQIEQMLERGVVPVIPSQGSVGASGDLAPLAHMAAAMIGAGEATFEGTRMSSAEALKKAGLEPIVLGPKEGLGLINGTQFSTACALAGLFDAWRMAEASMAIAALSTDAIMGSTAPLIADIHTLRGHAGQIDVAQQMRDIMAGSEIRESHREGDTRVQDPYCIRCQPQVVGAALDVLRMAAKTLEIEANAVTDNPLVLVNEGRIVSGGNFHAEYVGFAADQIALAVAEIGAIAQRRVALMVDPTLSHDLPPFLTPDPGLNSGFMIAEVTTAALMSENKHLANPCVTDSTPTSANQEDHVSMAAHGALRLTKMNANLSVILGVEMLCAAQGVEARTPLKTSERLQDVLAMLREDIPSLAEDRYLAPDIEAASAMIRAGRAADAAGVKVAA; translated from the coding sequence ATGATCGAGATGATCCCCGGCACGGTAACGCTTGCCACGTTGCAGGACGTATACCGCAACCTCACCCCGGCCAAGCTGGACGCCTCGGCCCGCGAACCGGTTGAGGCCGCAGCCCAGATGGTGGCAGATGCCGCCGCGGGTAACGAAGCCGTCTACGGCATCAACACCGGCTTCGGCAAACTGGCCTCGACCAAGATCGCGCCGGAAGACACCGCCACCCTGCAGCGCAACCTGATCCTGTCGCATTGCTGCGGCGTCGGCGAGGCGCTGCCGGAGGACAAGACCCGGCTGATGATGACGCTGAAGCTGCTGTCGATGGGGCGCGGTGCGTCCGGCGTGCGCTGGCTGGTGATTGATCAGATCGAACAGATGCTGGAACGCGGCGTGGTGCCGGTGATCCCGTCGCAGGGTTCGGTCGGCGCATCGGGCGACCTGGCACCGCTGGCGCATATGGCGGCGGCGATGATCGGGGCAGGGGAGGCCACATTCGAGGGCACCCGCATGTCCAGCGCCGAAGCGCTTAAAAAGGCCGGTTTAGAGCCGATTGTGCTGGGCCCCAAGGAAGGCCTGGGCCTGATCAACGGAACCCAGTTTTCGACGGCCTGCGCGCTGGCCGGTCTGTTTGACGCCTGGCGCATGGCCGAAGCGTCGATGGCGATTGCCGCGCTGTCCACCGATGCCATCATGGGCTCCACCGCGCCGCTGATCGCCGATATCCACACCCTGCGCGGCCATGCCGGTCAGATCGACGTGGCGCAGCAGATGCGCGACATCATGGCGGGCAGTGAAATCCGCGAGAGCCACCGCGAGGGCGACACCCGGGTGCAGGATCCCTATTGCATCCGTTGCCAGCCGCAGGTGGTGGGCGCCGCGCTGGACGTGCTGCGCATGGCCGCCAAAACGCTGGAGATCGAAGCCAACGCTGTCACCGACAACCCCTTGGTGCTGGTGAACGAGGGGCGCATCGTCTCGGGCGGCAACTTCCACGCCGAGTATGTGGGCTTTGCCGCCGATCAGATTGCGCTGGCCGTGGCCGAAATCGGCGCGATTGCGCAGCGCCGGGTGGCCCTGATGGTCGATCCGACCCTCAGCCACGACCTGCCGCCGTTCCTGACGCCGGATCCGGGGCTGAACTCGGGCTTCATGATTGCCGAAGTGACCACCGCGGCGCTGATGAGCGAGAACAAGCATCTGGCCAACCCCTGCGTGACCGACTCGACCCCGACTTCGGCCAACCAGGAGGACCATGTGTCGATGGCCGCCCACGGCGCGCTGCGGCTGACAAAGATGAACGCCAACCTGTCGGTGATCCTGGGCGTCGAAATGCTCTGCGCTGCGCAAGGGGTTGAGGCGCGCACGCCGCTGAAAACTTCCGAACGCCTGCAGGACGTGCTGGCGATGCTGCGCGAGGACATCCCCTCGCTGGCAGAGGACCGCTATCTGGCGCCCGATATCGAGGCTGCAAGCGCCATGATCCGTGCAGGCCGTGCTGCCGATGCGGCCGGGGTGAAGGTGGCCGCATGA
- the hutG gene encoding N-formylglutamate deformylase: protein MIEVTQGSSPLVLGLPHTGTDVPPEIWDCLNETGRALADTDWHIHDLYAGLAGDVTTVRTPIHRYVIDANRDPAGVSLYPGQNTTTLVPLTDFDGQGIWREGMEPDAAETARRRDTYHAPYHAALAAELERVKAVHGFAILYDCHSIRGDIPFLFEGRLPDFSIGTNLGATCDASIEALTVARCEAAEGYTSVLNGRFKGGWTTRHYGRPADGLHAIQMELAQATYCQESPPWTYLPERAEALRAHLTLILTDLKNWRPSA, encoded by the coding sequence ATGATCGAGGTTACTCAAGGATCATCACCGCTGGTGCTGGGGCTGCCCCACACCGGCACCGATGTGCCGCCGGAGATTTGGGACTGCCTCAATGAAACCGGCCGGGCGCTGGCGGATACCGACTGGCACATCCACGATCTCTATGCGGGGCTGGCCGGGGACGTCACCACCGTCCGCACCCCTATCCACCGCTATGTGATCGACGCGAACCGGGATCCCGCCGGGGTCAGCCTGTACCCCGGGCAAAACACCACCACGCTGGTGCCGCTGACCGATTTTGACGGGCAGGGGATCTGGCGCGAGGGCATGGAACCGGACGCGGCGGAAACCGCCCGCCGCCGTGACACCTATCACGCGCCCTATCATGCTGCCCTGGCGGCGGAACTGGAGCGGGTGAAGGCGGTCCACGGCTTTGCGATCCTCTATGACTGCCATTCGATCCGGGGCGACATCCCCTTCCTGTTCGAGGGCCGGCTTCCGGATTTCAGCATCGGCACCAATCTGGGCGCGACCTGCGATGCGTCGATCGAGGCGCTGACCGTCGCCCGTTGCGAAGCCGCCGAAGGCTATACCTCGGTGCTGAACGGCCGCTTCAAGGGCGGCTGGACCACCCGCCACTATGGCCGCCCCGCTGACGGGCTGCATGCGATCCAGATGGAACTGGCGCAGGCGACCTACTGCCAGGAAAGCCCGCCCTGGACCTATCTGCCGGAGCGCGCAGAAGCATTGCGCGCCCATCTCACCCTTATCCTGACTGATCTCAAAAACTGGAGGCCCTCGGCATGA
- the hutU gene encoding urocanate hydratase — protein sequence MSDPRKNTRDIFPPTGTELNAKSWMTEAPLRMMMNNLHPDVAENPHELVVYGGIGRAARTWKDFDMIVESLKNLEEDQTLMVQSGKPVGVFQTHKDAPRVLIANSNLVPHWANWDHFNELDKKGLMMYGQMTAGSWIYIGTQGIVQGTYETFAEAGRQHFDGDLTGKWILTGGLGGMGGAQPLAAVFAGACCLAVECNPDSIDFRLRTKYLDEKAETLDEALEMIERWTAAGEAKSVGLLGNAADVFAELVERAKAGGIRPDIVTDQTSAHDPVNGYLPQGWTMAEWKEKRETDKKAVEKAARASMKVQVKAMCDFHAMGVPTVDYGNNIRQMALEEGLENAFDFPGFVPAYIRPLFCRGIGPFRWAALSGDPEDIRKTDAKMKELFPDNEGLHRWLDMAQERIAFQGLPARICWIGLGDRHKAGLAFNEMVKNGELKAPVVIGRDHLDSGSVASPNRETESMMDGSDAVSDWPLLNALLNTASGATWVSLHHGGGVGMGFSQHSGVVICCDGSEDAERRIGRVLWNDPATGVMRHADAGYDIAKDCAREHGLNLPGILG from the coding sequence ATGAGCGATCCCCGCAAGAACACCCGCGATATTTTCCCGCCCACCGGCACTGAGCTGAACGCCAAGTCCTGGATGACCGAAGCGCCGCTGCGGATGATGATGAACAACCTGCACCCCGATGTGGCCGAAAACCCGCATGAGCTGGTGGTGTATGGCGGCATCGGCCGCGCCGCGCGGACCTGGAAGGACTTCGACATGATCGTCGAGAGCCTGAAAAATCTTGAGGAAGATCAGACTCTTATGGTGCAGTCGGGCAAGCCGGTCGGCGTGTTCCAGACTCACAAGGACGCGCCCCGTGTGCTGATCGCCAACTCCAACCTGGTGCCGCATTGGGCCAATTGGGACCACTTCAACGAGCTCGATAAGAAGGGTCTGATGATGTACGGCCAGATGACCGCTGGCTCGTGGATCTATATCGGCACCCAGGGCATTGTGCAGGGCACCTATGAGACCTTTGCCGAGGCCGGCCGCCAGCATTTCGACGGCGACCTGACCGGCAAATGGATCCTGACCGGCGGTCTTGGCGGCATGGGCGGCGCGCAGCCGCTGGCGGCTGTGTTTGCCGGTGCCTGCTGCCTGGCGGTGGAATGCAACCCGGATTCGATCGACTTCCGCCTGCGCACCAAATACCTGGACGAGAAGGCCGAAACCCTGGACGAGGCGCTGGAGATGATCGAGCGCTGGACCGCCGCGGGCGAGGCGAAATCCGTCGGCCTTCTGGGCAATGCGGCGGATGTATTCGCCGAGCTGGTCGAGCGCGCCAAGGCGGGCGGCATCCGCCCCGACATCGTCACCGACCAGACCTCGGCGCACGACCCGGTCAACGGCTACCTGCCGCAGGGCTGGACCATGGCCGAGTGGAAGGAAAAGCGCGAGACCGACAAGAAAGCGGTTGAGAAAGCCGCCCGTGCCTCGATGAAGGTGCAGGTCAAGGCGATGTGCGATTTCCACGCGATGGGCGTGCCCACGGTGGATTACGGCAACAACATCCGCCAGATGGCGCTGGAGGAGGGGCTGGAGAACGCGTTTGACTTCCCCGGCTTCGTGCCCGCCTATATCCGGCCGCTGTTCTGCCGCGGCATCGGCCCGTTCCGCTGGGCCGCCCTGTCGGGCGATCCGGAGGATATCCGCAAGACCGACGCCAAGATGAAGGAACTGTTCCCCGACAACGAAGGCCTGCACCGCTGGCTGGACATGGCGCAGGAACGGATTGCCTTCCAGGGCCTGCCGGCCCGGATCTGCTGGATCGGTCTGGGCGACCGCCACAAGGCGGGCCTTGCGTTCAACGAGATGGTCAAGAACGGCGAGCTGAAGGCGCCGGTTGTCATCGGCCGCGATCATCTGGACTCCGGTTCGGTGGCCTCGCCCAACCGGGAAACTGAATCGATGATGGACGGTTCGGACGCAGTCTCCGACTGGCCGCTGCTGAACGCGCTGCTGAACACCGCTTCGGGCGCCACCTGGGTGTCGCTGCACCACGGCGGCGGCGTCGGCATGGGCTTCTCGCAGCATTCCGGCGTGGTGATCTGCTGCGACGGCAGCGAGGACGCGGAACGCCGCATCGGGCGGGTTCTGTGGAACGATCCGGCGACCGGCGTGATGCGCCACGCGGATGCGGGCTATGACATCGCCAAGGATTGCGCACGGGAACACGGGCTGAACCTGCCCGGCATCCTGGGGTGA
- a CDS encoding glycerophosphodiester phosphodiesterase family protein: MVFPQIPAFAGAPGVIRLVGHRGARGVLPENTLEGFEFALKTGVDLLELDVTATRDGVVVITHNHHLTRSMVRDANGNWLQGAEPKVSALSYAELLRYDVGGLDGASAYGRRFPDQAFLTGLRIPRLADLLALLQQPQHRGVHLLLEIKSDPDLLADTAARQALVEAVVSDVRAARMQPRTVLHSFDWDLLADCQRIAPEMPASYLTQLPENTDDAGEDSSKAVNPVAGCTVLDLPDRVAAARGRFWCPYYLDITPQSLARARELGLVTIVWTVNAPEDIERMIDLGVDAICSDYPGRVQRLLLTRGLHWRSD, encoded by the coding sequence ATGGTCTTCCCCCAGATCCCTGCCTTTGCAGGCGCGCCGGGCGTGATCCGGCTGGTCGGCCACCGCGGCGCCCGCGGCGTGCTGCCGGAAAACACCCTGGAAGGCTTTGAATTCGCCCTGAAAACCGGGGTGGATCTGCTGGAACTGGACGTCACCGCCACCCGCGACGGGGTGGTGGTGATCACCCACAACCACCATCTGACCCGGTCGATGGTCCGCGATGCCAATGGCAACTGGCTGCAAGGCGCGGAACCCAAAGTTTCGGCCCTCAGCTATGCCGAATTGCTGCGTTATGATGTGGGCGGGCTGGATGGCGCCAGCGCCTATGGCCGGCGGTTTCCGGATCAGGCCTTCCTGACCGGCCTGCGCATTCCCCGCCTTGCGGATCTGCTGGCGCTGCTGCAGCAGCCGCAGCATCGGGGCGTTCATTTGCTTCTGGAGATCAAATCCGACCCCGACCTGCTGGCCGACACCGCCGCGCGCCAGGCACTGGTTGAGGCCGTGGTTTCCGATGTCCGCGCCGCCCGCATGCAGCCGCGCACGGTGCTGCACAGTTTCGACTGGGATCTGCTGGCCGACTGCCAGCGGATTGCCCCGGAAATGCCCGCCTCCTATCTGACCCAGCTGCCGGAGAACACCGATGACGCGGGCGAGGATTCCTCCAAGGCGGTGAACCCGGTGGCGGGCTGCACAGTGCTGGACCTGCCGGATCGCGTTGCCGCAGCCCGGGGGCGGTTCTGGTGCCCCTACTACCTGGACATCACACCGCAATCATTGGCCCGTGCCCGCGAACTGGGGCTGGTGACGATTGTCTGGACCGTCAACGCGCCCGAAGACATTGAGCGGATGATCGATCTGGGCGTCGACGCGATCTGTTCCGACTATCCGGGCCGGGTGCAGCGCCTGCTGCTGACCCGCGGGCTGCATTGGCGCAGCGATTGA
- a CDS encoding sn-glycerol-3-phosphate import ATP-binding protein UgpC: MADIQLTDLVKSYGPTQVLHHVEGGIKDGEFIVIVGPSGCGKSTLLRMVAGLESVTSGEISIGGRRVNELEPSARDIAMVFQNYALYPHMSVRQNMAYGLKIRKLPKDEINRRVEEAAEILEIRQYLDRKPRQLSGGQRQRVAMGRAIVRDPQVFLFDEPLSNLDAKLRVQMRLEIRKLQQRLGVTSIYVTHDQVEAMTLGDRLMVLNGGYVEQFGTPIELYDRPASVFVAGFIGSPAMNFFPADLNGGQAALPGGAVLPVVSAHSGAATLGLRPEHLTADENGPIALQVDLLEQLGANTLIHGRLQGTEHALTASVPGHAGDGIGSIRRFSATPELTHLFDAASGKRLAD, translated from the coding sequence ATGGCTGATATTCAACTCACAGATCTGGTGAAATCCTACGGCCCGACGCAGGTGCTGCACCATGTCGAAGGCGGCATCAAGGATGGCGAATTCATCGTCATCGTCGGCCCCTCGGGCTGCGGCAAATCCACATTGCTGCGGATGGTGGCGGGGCTCGAAAGCGTGACCTCCGGCGAAATATCAATCGGCGGCCGCCGGGTGAACGAGCTGGAGCCTTCGGCCCGCGACATCGCCATGGTGTTCCAGAACTACGCGCTGTACCCGCATATGTCGGTGCGCCAGAACATGGCCTATGGCCTGAAGATCCGCAAACTGCCGAAGGATGAGATCAACCGCCGCGTCGAAGAGGCGGCGGAGATCCTGGAGATCAGACAATACCTCGACCGCAAGCCGCGGCAGCTGTCCGGCGGCCAGCGTCAGCGGGTTGCCATGGGCCGCGCCATCGTGCGCGATCCGCAGGTGTTCCTGTTCGACGAGCCGCTGTCGAACCTGGACGCCAAGCTGCGGGTGCAGATGCGGCTGGAAATCCGCAAGCTGCAGCAGCGGCTGGGGGTGACCTCGATCTATGTGACCCACGATCAGGTCGAGGCGATGACCCTTGGCGACCGGCTGATGGTGCTGAACGGCGGCTATGTCGAGCAGTTCGGCACCCCGATTGAACTTTACGACCGCCCGGCCTCGGTGTTTGTCGCCGGATTCATCGGCAGCCCGGCAATGAACTTCTTCCCGGCTGACCTGAACGGCGGCCAGGCCGCCCTGCCCGGCGGCGCGGTGCTTCCGGTCGTCTCTGCCCATTCCGGTGCTGCAACCCTGGGCCTGCGCCCCGAACATCTGACGGCGGACGAAAACGGCCCCATCGCGCTGCAGGTGGACCTGCTGGAGCAATTGGGCGCCAACACATTGATCCACGGACGCCTGCAGGGCACAGAACACGCGCTCACCGCCAGCGTTCCGGGCCATGCCGGTGACGGCATCGGCAGCATCCGCCGTTTTTCGGCCACGCCTGAACTCACCCACCTGTTCGACGCCGCCTCCGGCAAACGTCTGGCAGACTGA
- the ugpE gene encoding sn-glycerol-3-phosphate ABC transporter permease UgpE, producing the protein MVENRPLTAFLTHLVLILGVIAIALPVWITFVAATHDQLRMNQAPLPLWPGDHFLDNMKQTLFGSGLSGTETAPVWLMLLNSLAMALMISTGKIAISLLSAFAIVYFKFPFRMTFFWMIFITLMLPVEVRILPTFEVVANLGMLNSYWGLSIPLIASATATFMFRQVFLTVPDELLESARIDGAGPLRFFFDILLPLSRTNIAALFVILFIFGWNQYLWPLLITTDTSMTTIVMSIKQMLEAAEQSPQWNIIMTTALLAMIPPVFVVIAMQKLFVQGLTETDK; encoded by the coding sequence ATGGTCGAAAACCGCCCCCTGACCGCCTTCCTCACCCATCTGGTGCTGATCCTTGGCGTCATTGCCATCGCGCTGCCGGTGTGGATCACCTTTGTTGCCGCCACCCATGACCAGCTGCGGATGAACCAGGCGCCGCTGCCGCTGTGGCCCGGCGACCACTTCCTGGACAACATGAAGCAGACCCTGTTCGGCTCCGGCCTCAGCGGCACCGAAACCGCACCGGTCTGGCTGATGCTGCTGAACTCATTGGCGATGGCGCTGATGATTTCGACCGGCAAGATCGCGATATCGCTGCTGTCGGCTTTTGCCATCGTCTATTTCAAGTTCCCGTTCCGCATGACCTTCTTCTGGATGATCTTCATCACCCTGATGCTGCCGGTCGAGGTCCGGATCCTGCCCACGTTTGAGGTGGTCGCCAATCTGGGGATGCTGAACAGCTACTGGGGTCTGTCGATCCCGCTGATCGCCTCGGCCACCGCCACCTTCATGTTCCGCCAGGTGTTCCTGACGGTCCCGGATGAACTGCTGGAGAGCGCCCGCATCGACGGCGCCGGGCCGCTCAGGTTCTTCTTCGACATCCTGCTGCCCTTGTCGCGCACCAATATCGCGGCGCTGTTCGTGATCCTGTTTATCTTCGGCTGGAACCAGTACCTCTGGCCGCTGCTGATCACCACCGACACCTCGATGACCACCATCGTGATGTCGATCAAGCAGATGCTGGAAGCGGCCGAGCAAAGCCCGCAGTGGAACATCATCATGACCACGGCCCTTCTGGCGATGATCCCGCCGGTGTTCGTGGTGATCGCAATGCAAAAGCTCTTTGTGCAGGGCTTGACGGAAACCGATAAGTAA
- the ugpA gene encoding sn-glycerol-3-phosphate ABC transporter permease UgpA: MLKRVHFPTSALPYLLVAPQILITLVFFIWPASQAMYQSFLIEDAFGLGTEFVWFENFEILWSDRHYLASFQRTAVFSLLVAGLSMGVALLLAGFAQRVVRGAMFYRTLLIWPYAVAPVLAGALWVFMFNPTLGIFPYFLEFAGITWNHYLNGTQAMVLVILAAAWKQVAYNFLFYLAAMQSIPNSVIEAAAIDGAGPARRFWTIIFPLISPTTFFLLVINMVYAFFETFGIIHAVTQGGPGTSTTILVYKVFNDGFVGLDLGGSAAQSVVLMVLVIAMTVVQFRFVERKVAY, from the coding sequence ATGCTCAAACGGGTGCATTTCCCAACCTCGGCGCTGCCTTATCTGCTGGTCGCACCGCAAATCCTCATCACGCTGGTGTTCTTCATCTGGCCCGCCAGCCAGGCGATGTACCAGTCGTTCCTGATCGAGGACGCCTTCGGCCTTGGCACCGAATTTGTCTGGTTCGAGAACTTCGAAATCCTGTGGTCGGACAGACATTACCTGGCCAGTTTTCAGCGCACCGCGGTGTTCTCCCTGCTGGTGGCGGGGCTGTCGATGGGCGTGGCGCTCTTGCTGGCAGGCTTTGCCCAGCGGGTGGTGCGCGGCGCGATGTTCTACCGGACCCTGCTGATCTGGCCCTATGCGGTCGCCCCCGTTCTGGCCGGTGCCCTGTGGGTCTTCATGTTCAATCCCACCCTTGGCATCTTTCCCTATTTCCTGGAATTCGCAGGCATCACCTGGAACCATTACCTCAATGGCACCCAGGCGATGGTGCTGGTGATCCTGGCCGCGGCATGGAAGCAGGTGGCCTATAATTTCCTGTTCTATCTCGCCGCCATGCAGTCGATCCCTAATTCGGTGATCGAAGCCGCCGCCATCGACGGCGCAGGCCCGGCGCGGCGGTTCTGGACCATCATCTTCCCGCTGATCTCGCCTACCACGTTTTTCCTGCTGGTCATCAACATGGTCTACGCCTTTTTCGAGACCTTCGGCATCATCCACGCCGTCACCCAGGGCGGCCCCGGCACTTCCACCACCATTCTGGTCTACAAGGTGTTCAACGACGGCTTTGTCGGTCTCGACCTTGGCGGATCGGCGGCGCAGTCGGTGGTGCTGATGGTGCTGGTCATCGCCATGACCGTGGTCCAGTTCCGCTTTGTTGAAAGAAAGGTGGCATACTGA
- the ugpB gene encoding sn-glycerol-3-phosphate ABC transporter substrate-binding protein UgpB: protein MPIKSLLCASAVLAVAGSTAFAETEIQWWHAMGGTNGERVNKIAEDFNATQDDYKVVPVYKGNYTETMTAAIAAFRANEHPQIVQVFEVGTATMMAAKGAIYPVEKLMNDAGEPFDGDAFLPAVVSYYETPEGELLSMPFNSSSPVLWYNKDALDAAGAEVPTTWDEVKTASRKLVDNGMKCGVSFGWQSWVMIENFSAWHNLPTGTKENGFAGFDTELTFNNAQVAARLDDIASMGQDGLFVYGGRRGDSLPMFTNGECGMWMNSSAYYGSISSQAQFEFGQAMLPLDTSIADAPQNSIIGGATLWVLEGHDEAEYKGTAKFLTYLSSPEVQSWWHQETGYVPITTAAYELSKSQGFYDSNPGTDTAIKQLSLNTPTANSRGLRYGNFVQIRDVINEELEALWGGEKTAQEALDAAVERGNDLLRRFERTANPS from the coding sequence ATGCCGATCAAATCTTTGCTCTGCGCCTCGGCCGTTCTGGCCGTTGCTGGCAGCACCGCATTTGCAGAAACCGAAATTCAGTGGTGGCACGCCATGGGCGGCACCAACGGCGAACGCGTCAACAAGATCGCCGAAGACTTCAACGCCACTCAGGACGACTACAAAGTGGTGCCCGTCTACAAGGGCAACTACACCGAGACGATGACGGCAGCGATTGCCGCCTTCCGCGCCAATGAACACCCGCAGATTGTGCAGGTCTTCGAGGTCGGCACCGCCACCATGATGGCCGCCAAAGGCGCAATCTATCCGGTCGAAAAGCTGATGAACGATGCCGGTGAGCCGTTTGACGGCGACGCCTTCCTGCCCGCCGTGGTGTCCTATTACGAGACCCCCGAGGGCGAGCTGCTGTCGATGCCCTTCAACAGCTCCTCTCCCGTGCTGTGGTACAACAAGGACGCGCTGGACGCAGCCGGCGCCGAAGTTCCCACCACCTGGGACGAGGTCAAGACCGCCTCCCGGAAGCTGGTTGATAACGGCATGAAATGCGGCGTGTCCTTTGGCTGGCAGTCCTGGGTGATGATCGAGAACTTCTCGGCCTGGCACAACCTGCCCACCGGCACCAAGGAAAACGGCTTTGCCGGCTTCGACACCGAGCTGACCTTCAACAACGCACAGGTTGCGGCGCGCCTGGATGACATCGCGTCGATGGGCCAGGACGGCCTGTTTGTCTACGGCGGCCGCCGCGGCGACAGCCTGCCGATGTTCACCAATGGCGAATGCGGCATGTGGATGAACTCCTCGGCCTATTACGGCTCGATCTCCTCGCAGGCCCAGTTCGAGTTCGGCCAGGCCATGCTGCCGTTGGATACCAGCATCGCGGATGCGCCGCAGAACTCGATCATCGGCGGCGCCACCCTGTGGGTGCTCGAAGGCCATGACGAGGCGGAATACAAAGGCACCGCCAAATTCCTGACCTATCTGTCCTCGCCCGAGGTGCAGTCCTGGTGGCACCAGGAGACCGGCTATGTGCCGATCACCACTGCTGCGTATGAGCTGTCCAAAAGCCAAGGCTTCTATGACAGCAACCCCGGCACCGACACCGCGATCAAACAGCTGAGCCTGAACACCCCGACCGCCAACAGCCGCGGTCTGCGCTATGGCAACTTTGTTCAGATCCGCGACGTGATCAACGAGGAGCTGGAAGCCCTGTGGGGCGGCGAGAAAACCGCGCAGGAAGCGCTGGATGCCGCAGTTGAGCGGGGCAACGACCTGCTGCGCCGGTTCGAGCGCACCGCCAACCCGTCCTAA